One window of Serinus canaria isolate serCan28SL12 chromosome 3, serCan2020, whole genome shotgun sequence genomic DNA carries:
- the SMIM8 gene encoding small integral membrane protein 8 isoform X2, translating into MPSTKPPNENETPKERKPGLRSVQTTMLFRAVNPELFIKPNKPVMAFGLIAISLCVAYLGYLHATAENKKDLYEAIDSEGSRYMRRKTSKWD; encoded by the exons ATGCCTTCCACCAAACCtccaaatgaaaatgaaacacccaaagagagaaaaccagGACTGAGGAGTGTTCAGACAACTATGCTTTTCCGAGCTGTGaacccagagctcttcattAAACCT aaCAAACCTGTGATGGCGTTTGGACTGATAGCAATTAGCCTCTGTGTGGCCTACCTTGGTTATTTGCATGCAACAGCAGAGAATAAAAAGGACCTCTATGAAGCAATCGACAGTGAGGGGTCCAGATACATGAGGAGGAAAACTTCCAAGTGGGACTGA
- the SMIM8 gene encoding small integral membrane protein 8 isoform X1, whose product MHKINKIENHCAQAGNVMRQWRKYLTLSNMPSTKPPNENETPKERKPGLRSVQTTMLFRAVNPELFIKPNKPVMAFGLIAISLCVAYLGYLHATAENKKDLYEAIDSEGSRYMRRKTSKWD is encoded by the exons ATGCACAAAATTAACAAGATCGAAAATCATTGTGCACAAGCTGGGAATGTTATGCGACAGTGGAG GAAGTATTTGACACTAAGCAACATGCCTTCCACCAAACCtccaaatgaaaatgaaacacccaaagagagaaaaccagGACTGAGGAGTGTTCAGACAACTATGCTTTTCCGAGCTGTGaacccagagctcttcattAAACCT aaCAAACCTGTGATGGCGTTTGGACTGATAGCAATTAGCCTCTGTGTGGCCTACCTTGGTTATTTGCATGCAACAGCAGAGAATAAAAAGGACCTCTATGAAGCAATCGACAGTGAGGGGTCCAGATACATGAGGAGGAAAACTTCCAAGTGGGACTGA